In Erigeron canadensis isolate Cc75 chromosome 7, C_canadensis_v1, whole genome shotgun sequence, one DNA window encodes the following:
- the LOC122607520 gene encoding uncharacterized protein LOC122607520, with protein sequence MTKTKERAWRNSDSQPLKREAIPSFKIRFPTDDAASKYKMYTTNRDLFMERGFTDSESDLLKLPDSITRVIEAHKWETFCQNPSSASIPLVREFYANYDPEFPNLVRVRGKLVNASASAINSLYLLTDHQISFFESGSKSKVLSLSAMRDIILELTGKRVTCKRAKNMYISREDLKAGLDIWVMFIKFNLLPTPYDTAISKDRAILLYCIMLGKPINVGKVIAKQIRKCASLKSGDLWFPSLITRLCRQHYVRPSGCEAFQQPDPPLLLDELVESESDQETNPSNKKSSKKFVKRGCFNPKQPAEATEIAPSIYDSSRENPLPTPLATSSESLPPVVSSAPSAEPSSPSLHNSSEVTVPPVTPLAPAAEPSSPPQADFDELPRIKRRNKRLPPKDPYPRECAWINTENRKKKQKTTTKGSISSGNPQPLGNVSPMSDSVSSPQCGTICVQGYNVKRNVAPILEAIFKKHGDIAAECMFKTASAKSHFLEVVCEVVVQIETGDVIEKMKDIECRVSDAEAVNINVAWLRADLEALHLRKGAMKRSDLLMETKVNMVKRAAQIDLRKRCEELMAAQERFLKAERCARVLHLVEKNIKNKG encoded by the exons ATGACCAAGACGAAGGAACGTGCCTGGAGAAACTCAGACTCGCAACCGCTGAAACGAGAGGCGATTCCATCCTTTAAAATCCGATTCCCAACCGATGATGCAGCgagtaaatataaaatgtatactACAAACCGGGACCTATTTATGGAAAGGGGGTTCACAGATTCAGAATCTGACCTACTCAAGTTGCCGGATTCCATTACTCGAGTTATCGAGGCTCATAAATGGGAAACCTTTTGTCAGAACCCTTCTTCCGCATCTATTCCCCTGGTTAGAGAATTTTATGCTAATTATGATCCAGAGTTCCCCAATTTAGTGCGTGTTCGAGGTAAGTTAGTAAATGCAAGTGCATCAGCTATTAACTCTTTATATTTACTCACGGACCATCAAATTAGTTTCTTTGAATCTGGTTCCAAATCCAAAGTATTGTCGCTTTCTGCAATGAGGGACATTATACTGGAGTTAACCGGAAAAAGAGTGACTTGCAAGAGGGCAAAAAATATGTACATTTCCAGGGAGGATCTGAAGGCAGGCCTTgatatttgggttatgttcatCAAATTTAACCTTCTTCCAACTCCTTATGATACAGCAATTTCAAAAGATAGAGCCATTTTGCTGTATTGTATCATGCTTGGAAAGCCGATTAATGTGGGAAAAGTAATTGCAAAACAAATCCGTAAATGTGCTAGCCTAAAGTCTGGGGATTTGTGGTTCCCCTCCCTCATTACACGGTTATGTCGACAACATTATGTGCGTCCATCCGGTTGTGAAGCGTTCCAACAACCTGATCCTCCGCTTCTGTTGGATGAGCTTGTTGAGAGCGAATCAGATCAAGAAACAAACCCATCAAATAAAAAAAGCTCCAAAAAGTTTGTTAAACGAGGTTGTTTCAACCCGAAACAACCAGCAGAAGCCACTGAAATTGCCCCTTCTATTTATGACTCTTCCCGTGAGAATCCGCTGCCTACTCCACTAGCAACATCATCAGAATCGCTGCCACCAGTAGTATCATCAGCTCCCTCTGCCGAACCTTCTTCCCCCTCTCTGCACAACTCAAGTGAAGTGACA GTACCACCAGTAACACCATTAGCTCCGGCTGCCGAGCCTTCATCTCCCCCTCAGGCTGACTTCGATGAGCTTCCG AGAatcaaaagaagaaacaaaagacTACCACCAAAGGATCCATATCCTCGGGAATGTGCTTGGATAAACACAGAGAATCgaaagaagaaacaaaagacTACCACCAAAGGATCCATATCCTCGGGAAATCCTCAACCACTTGGGAATGTGTCTCCTATGTCAGATTCT GTTTCATCTCCTCAATGTGGCACAATTTGTGTCCAAGGCTACAATGTGAAGCGGAATGTTGCACCCATTCTTGAAGCCATCTTCAAGAAACATGGTGACATTGCAGCTGAATGCATGTTCAAAACAGCTTCTGCAAAATCACATTTCCTTGAGGTTGTGTGTGAAGTTGTCGTGCAAATTGAAACAGGTGATGTTattgaaaaaatgaaagatatagAGTGTCGGGTGTCAGATGCAGAGGCGGTTAACATTAATGTGGCATGGCTTAGAGCTGACTTGGAGGCCCTTCACTTAAGGAAGGGGGCCATGAAAAGGTCTGATTTGCTTATGGAAACGAAAGTAAACATGGTTAAGAGAGCTGCCCAGATAGATCTGAGAAAGAGATGTGAAGAGCTCATGGCTGCCCAGGAACGATTTTTAAAGGCTGAAAGGTGCGCGAGAGTACTCCATCTTGTtgaaaagaacataaaaaacAAGGGCTGA
- the LOC122606677 gene encoding CBL-interacting serine/threonine-protein kinase 25-like, whose amino-acid sequence MGRLLGQGTFAKVYYARDLATLKSVAVKVIKIEQVKKKGLMEQITHEIAAMRLVRHPNVVQLKEVMATKTKIFLIMEYVKGGELFAKVVKGRLKEDFARKYFQQLISAVDYCHSRGVSHRDLKPENLLLDENEDLKVSDFGLSALPEQLWNDGKLHTQCGTPAYVAPEVLRQKGYDGAKADIWSCGVILYVLLAGYLPFREENVMHMYGKIFKAEYEFPRWISTDARRLITKLLVVNQSRRLTIPLIMRTPWFLKGLKTCDSNGVKDGLAEKQIKDDKVCSEEENAIRRSKSSPSSYNAFAFISSMCSSFNLSGMFQTNLKLGSVFTSKFSASTIVNKLQTVAKKVNFKISYSKKNDYKLKMQGVSEGRKGKVSVMAEVFEVAPEVAVVEFSKVSGDSLEYEKFEEDIRPGLQDIVWSWQGENSNG is encoded by the exons ATGGGAAGGCTGTTAGGGCAAGGAACATTTGCAAAAGTTTATTACGCCAGGGACTTGGCCACGTTAAAGAGTGTTGCGGTTAAAGTTATCAAGATAGAGcag GTAAAAAAGAAAGGTTTAATGGAACAAATAACACACGAAATTGCGGCCATGCGGCTTGTTCGTCACCCGAACGTGGTCCAACTAAAAGAAGTCATGGCCACCAAAACGAAAATATTTCTCATAATGGAGTACGTTAAAGGGGGTGAATTATTCGCGAAAGTTGTAAAAGGGCGACTAAAAGAAGATTTTGCTAGAAAATACTTTCAACAACTAATAAGCGCGGTAGACTATTGTCATAGTCGTGGCGTCTCCCACCGCGATTTGAAGCCCGAAAATCTACTCCTAGATGAAAACGAAGATTTAAAAGTTTCGGATTTTGGGTTATCTGCATTGCCAGAGCAACTATGGAATGACGGAAAGCTACATACGCAGTGTGGTACACCGGCGTATGTAGCACCCGAAGTCCTTAGGCAAAAAGGATACGATGGTGCTAAAGCGGATATATGGTCTTGTGGGGTGATATTATATGTACTTTTGGCTGGTTATCTACCCTTTAGAGAAGAAAATGTGATGCACATGTATGGGAAGATTTTTAAAGCCGAATATGAGTTTCCACGGTGGATTTCAACCGATGCACGGCGATTGATTACGAAACTTTTGGTTGTTAATCAGTCAAGGAGGCTTACGATTCCATTGATCATGCGAACTCCATGGTTCTTGAAAGGGCTCAAAACATGTGATAGTAATGGAGTCAAAGATGGACTAGCAG agaaacaaataaaagatgACAAAGTATGTAGTGAAGAGGAGAATGCAATTAGAAGGTCAAAATCATCGCCGTCTTCCTACAATGCATTTGCATTCATCTCCTCCATGTGTTCGAGTTTTAATCTATCCGGTATGTTTCAGACCAACCTTAAACTGGGCTCCGTGTTCACATCAAAATTTAGCGCATCTACTATTGTGAATAAACTCCAAACTGTTGCTAAGAAAGTTAATTTCAAGATCTCGTACTCAAAGAAAAACGATTACAAGCTAAAGATGCAAGGGGTATCAGAAGGACGTAAAGGAAAGGTATCGGTGATGGCCGAGGTTTTTGAAGTGGCACCAGAGGTAGCCGTTGTAGAATTTTCAAAGGTGTCCGGGGACTCACTTGAATACGAGAAGTTTGAAGAGGACATTAGACCAGGGTTACAAGACATTGTTTGGAGTTGGCAAGGTGAGAATAGTAATGGTTAA
- the LOC122606676 gene encoding ABC transporter C family member 13 isoform X2, translated as MMKQKDERVRRTGELLTYIRTLKMYGWELIFTSWLMKTRSLEVKYLSTRKYLDAWCVFFWATTPTLFSLFTFGLYVMMGNQLDAATVFTCLALFNNLISPLNSFPWVINGLIDAFISTRRLGKFLSCHEHEPRNLQTNNSSSSYEEMDIFMKDVCCAWSNSDQEVKKPILNHVNLAIPKGFLVAVIGEVGSGKSSLLNSILGELKLIKGFIYSSGSVAYVPQIPWILSGTIRDNVIFGKDYDPIRYSAVLEACALDTDVSLMVGGDMAYIGEKGINLSGGQRARLALARAVYHGSDLVMLDDVLSAVDAQVASWILSHALLSPLMNQKTRILCTHNIQAIFAADMIVIMDKGQVKWVGSPTECSTSSYASLFRTEEFNTSSETKLQGESGDTCMEVEESVMLKSEGVDIMDTTDNIIGVEERKEGRVETTVYMSYAAFTGWCITAVTCLSAILMQASRNGNDLWLSYWVDISALEQHPTSFYLVILCIFCVANSFLTLVRAFSFAYGGLRAAVQVHNNLLKKLVDAPVAFFDQTPSGRILNRLSSDLYTIDDSLPFILNILLANFVGLLGIALILSFVQVMFLLLILPFWYIYSKVQFYYRSTSRELRRLDSVSRSPIYASFSEILDGSSTIRAFKSEYFFMTVFMDHVKMYQRTSYSELIASLWLSLRLQFLAAFVVSYVAVMAVVGSHGYLPVNLGTPGLVGLALSYAAPVVSLLGSFLTSFTETEKELVSVERVLQYMDIPQEKFQGNKILDAAWPSHGQIEFQNVALRYMPSLPPALRNLSLTIAGGTQVGIVGRTGAGKSSILNALFRLNPICQGHIIVDGINIADISLRDLRSRLAVVSQTPFLFKGTLRENLDPLNLSDDHIMWKALEKCHIKEEVRAAGGLDMQMKESGTSFSVGQRQLICLARAFLKSTMVLCLDECTANIDTQTASKLKDAISSECRGLTVITIAHRISTILDMDNVLILDQGVLVEQGNPQILVQEESSRFSSFAKASSM; from the exons ATGATGAAGCAAAAGGATGAAAG GGTTAGAAGAACTGGAGAGCTATTGACATACATTCGAACTTTGAAAATGTATGGTTGGGAGCTTATTTTTACTAGCTGGTTGATGAAAACAAGATCCTTAGAAGTGAAATATTTGTCA ACAAGGAAGTACTTGGATGCATGGTGTGTATTCTTTTGGGCAACAACACCAACTCTTTTTTCTTTGTTCACATTTGGACTTTATGTAATGATGGGAAATCAACTTGATGCAGCAACG GTTTTCACTTGTCTTGCTCTATTTAACAATTTGATCTCTCCATTGAACTCATTCCCATGGGTCATTAATGGGTTGATCGAC GCATTCATATCTACAAGACGGCTGGGCAAGTTCCTCTCATGTCATGAGCATGAGCCTCGTAACTTGCAGACAAACAATTCTTCATCATCATATGAAGAAATGGATATTTTCATGAAAGATGTTTGTTGTGCATGGTCAAACAGTGATCAGGAAGTCAAGAAGCCGATTCTGAATCATGTCAATCTTGCAATTCCAAAGGGTTTTCTAGTTGCTGTTATTGGAGAG GTTGGTTCAGGTAAATCATCCTTGTTAAATTCCATCCTTGGAGAATTGAAGCTTATTAAGGGATTTATATATTCAAGTGGATCTGTGGCCTATGTCCCACAG ATTCCGTGGATTCTTTCTGGCACTATCCGTGATAATGTCATATTTGGGAAGGACTATGATCCGATAAG GTATTCTGCTGTTCTAGAGGCATGTGCCCTTGACACAGATGTGTCCCTCATGGTTGGAGGTGATATGGCTTATATTGGAGAGAAAGGGATTAATCTTTCAGGTGGACAGAGAGCTCGTCTTGCACTTGCCAG GGCTGTTTACCATGGATCTGACTTAGTCATGCTGGATGATGTCCTTAGTGCAGTTGATGCACAAGTGGCTTCTTGGATATTATCACATGCACTCCTTAGTCCTCTTATGAATCAGAAAACACGCATTCTTTGCACCCATAATATTCAG GCAATATTCGCTGCAGATATGATTGTTATAATGGACAAAGGACAAGTGAAATGGGTAGGGAGTCCAACTGAATGTTCAACTTCTTCATACGCATCATTGTTTAGAACTGAAGAGTTTAACACATCTTCTGAGACCAAATTACAAGGAGAAAGTGGAGATACTTGTATGGAAGTTGAGGAGAGTGTTATGTTAAAGAGCGAAGGTGTAGATATTATGGATACCACTGACAATATTATCGGGGTTGAAGAGAGAAAAGAAGGCAGAGTTGAAACAACCGTGTACAT GAGTTATGCTGCATTCACTGGTTGGTGTATTACAGCTGTAACATGCCTGTCAGCAATTTTAATGCAAGCTTCTCGAAATGGAAATGATCTATGGCTGTCTTACTGGGTTGATATATCAGCATTAGAACAGCATCCAACATCCTTTTATCTG GTTATACTCTGTATCTTTTGTGTGGCGAACTCCTTTCTTACTCTAGTTAGGGCGTTCTCATTTGCATATGGCGGTCTACGTGCAGCAGTTCAGGTGCACAATAACCTGTTGAAAAAGCTTGTTGATGCACCTGTTGCATTTTTTGACCAGACACCAAGTGGAAGAATACTGAACAG GCTGTCGTCTGATCTTTACACAATTGATGATTCTCTACCTTTCATTCTCAATATTCTACTTGCCAATTTTGTCGGCCTCTTAGGAATTGCTTTAATTCTGTCCTTTGTGCAG GTCATGTTCTTGCTTCTCATATTGCCTTTTTGGTATATCTATAGCAAAGTGCAG TTCTACTACAGGTCAACATCAAGAGAACTGAGAAGGCTAGACAGCGTATCACGATCACCCATATATGCATCATTCTCCGAGATACTTGACGGGTCATCAACTATAAGGGCGTTCAAATCCGAG TACTTTTTCATGACTGTATTCATGGACCATGTCAAGATGTATCAGAGAACTTCGTATTCAGAGTTAATTGCAAGCCTGTGGCTATCTTTACGCCTGCAG TTCTTAGCAGCTTTTGTTGTCTCATATGTCGCGGTGATGGCGGTTGTTGGATCTCACGGATATCTTCCTGTCAATTTAGGTACCCCAGGGCTG GTTGGATTAGCCCTGTCATATGCAGCTCCAGTTGTATCATTGTTGGGGAGTTTTTTGACAAGTTTCACCGAGACTGAGAAGGAATTGGTCTCGGTTGAGAGGGTTCTGCAG TACATGGACATTCCACAAGAAAAATTTCAAGGGAACAAGATTTTGGATGCAGCTTGGCCATCTCATGGGCAGATTGAATTTCAAAATGTAGCACTCAGATATATGCCGTCTTTGCCTCCTGCATTGCGTAATCTAAGTTTGACTATAGCTGGAGGAACACAG GTAGGAATTGTTGGAAGGACGGGTGCTGGAAAATCTAGCATTTTGAATGCTTTATTCCGCCTTAATCCAATATGTCAAGGACATATTATAGTTGATGGCATAAACATAGCGGACATTTCTCTAAGAGATCTTAGGTCACGTTTAGCGGTCGTTTCTCAGACTCcattcctttttaaaggaactTTAAG GGAAAATTTAGACCCCTTAAACTTGAGCGACGACCATATAATGTGGAAAGCTCTAGAGAAATGTCATATTAAAGAGGAGGTTCGAGCTGCAGGGGGATTGGATATGCAAATGAAAGAGTCTGGAACTTCTTTTTCAGTCGGCCAACGACAACTTATTTGTCTTGCACGTGCCTTTCTTAAGTCTACTATG GTGTTATGTTTGGACGAATGCACAGCAAATATAGACACTCAAACTGCTTCGAAACTGAAGGATGCCATATCTAGTGAATGCAGAGGGCTGACGGTGATCACAATTGCTCATCGCATCTCTACAATTCTAGACATGGACAATGTACTGATTCTTGATCAAGGAGTCTTG GTGGAGCAAGGGAACCCTCAAATTCTAGTCCAAGAAGAGTCTTCCAGATTTTCAAGTTTTGCTAAAGCATCTTCAATGTAA